The Desulfomicrobium orale DSM 12838 genome includes a window with the following:
- a CDS encoding sulfite exporter TauE/SafE family protein, with protein MLEVVALYLVVGAIAGVLAGLLGIGGGLVIVPMLVFCMELQHLPQELVMHLALGTSMASIMFTSVSSFMAHHRRGAVEWSVVRRIVLGIIAGTYLGTHIAAGMSTGALKVFFVIFLYYVCYQMLSGKKPKPSRHLPGNAGMFGAGGVIGVVSSLVGIGGGTLSVPFMVWHNIPIHKAIGTSAAIGFPIAVAGTIGYVVNGWNEPNLPPYSLGFVSLTALVCIAVMSVLTAPLGVRLAHSLPVDKLKKVFAVILFLVGTRMLISLF; from the coding sequence ATGCTGGAAGTCGTCGCATTGTATCTGGTTGTGGGAGCCATCGCCGGGGTACTCGCAGGGCTGCTGGGCATCGGTGGTGGGCTGGTCATCGTGCCCATGCTCGTATTCTGCATGGAGCTTCAGCACCTTCCGCAGGAACTGGTCATGCATCTGGCTCTCGGCACGTCCATGGCCAGCATCATGTTCACTTCCGTGTCCAGCTTCATGGCCCATCACCGCCGGGGAGCCGTGGAATGGAGCGTGGTCAGACGCATCGTGCTGGGTATCATCGCCGGGACCTACCTGGGCACCCACATAGCCGCCGGCATGAGCACCGGCGCGCTGAAAGTCTTCTTCGTCATCTTCCTCTACTATGTCTGCTACCAGATGCTGTCCGGGAAAAAGCCCAAGCCGTCCCGCCATCTGCCCGGCAACGCGGGCATGTTCGGAGCGGGCGGCGTGATCGGCGTCGTCTCCAGTCTGGTCGGCATCGGCGGCGGCACCCTGTCCGTGCCGTTCATGGTCTGGCACAACATTCCCATCCACAAGGCCATCGGCACTTCCGCAGCCATCGGTTTTCCCATCGCCGTGGCCGGAACCATAGGATATGTGGTCAACGGCTGGAACGAGCCCAATCTGCCGCCATACAGTCTGGGCTTCGTGTCCCTGACCGCCCTGGTCTGCATCGCGGTCATGAGTGTCCTGACCGCTCCCCTGGGCGTACGGCTGGCCCACAGCCTGCCCGTGGACAAACTGAAAAAGGTCTTCGCCGTCATCTTGTTTCTGGTGGGCACCAGAATGCTCATCTCCCTGTTCTGA
- a CDS encoding ATP-binding protein, whose amino-acid sequence MGHIVGKDVYRKLGRRLDQSPARTPWTPVFRQLVEELYSPAEAELVVRLPYRPSTLERVARMLKEPETVLRPRIENLCAKGLVVDIWDGREYLYMVSPIVIGFFEFTMMRTGPDLPMARWAELFQSYMFGEKDFLEANFGSGQRVSVMRALPHEEALGEHVEILDYEKASSLIEEHTDFALGLCSCRHEKHHLGYACSTPMETCTSMGSGARFLIRNGFAKSIDKARMRDILARSRDTGLVLSTDNVREDAGFVCHCCACCCNLLRGVRETGYTGVLVTSGFEASVDAARCTGCGLCAKACPVDAIGMEKTEVSSRRLARVGTVCLGCGVCALKCPAGALTLQPRARKVWHPRDSFERIMLQSLERDTFQTFLFDNPQSRTQEFMRALVGGFLKLPPVKRALLSEKLRSRFLDALRRAAG is encoded by the coding sequence ATGGGACATATCGTCGGCAAGGACGTTTATCGCAAGCTGGGGCGGCGTCTGGATCAATCTCCGGCGCGCACGCCGTGGACGCCGGTCTTCCGGCAGCTGGTGGAGGAACTCTACTCCCCGGCCGAGGCCGAGCTGGTCGTTCGGTTGCCGTACCGGCCGTCCACTCTGGAGCGCGTGGCGCGGATGCTGAAAGAACCCGAGACCGTGTTGCGTCCGCGCATCGAGAATCTGTGCGCCAAGGGACTGGTGGTCGATATCTGGGACGGCAGGGAATATCTGTACATGGTCAGCCCCATCGTGATCGGCTTTTTCGAGTTCACCATGATGCGCACCGGTCCGGATCTGCCGATGGCGCGCTGGGCCGAACTGTTCCAGAGCTACATGTTCGGGGAGAAGGATTTTCTGGAGGCCAATTTCGGCAGCGGCCAGCGGGTTTCCGTGATGCGGGCCTTGCCGCACGAAGAGGCGCTGGGCGAACATGTGGAGATTCTGGATTACGAGAAGGCGTCGAGCCTCATCGAGGAGCATACGGATTTCGCTCTGGGGCTGTGCTCCTGCCGCCACGAGAAACATCATCTCGGATATGCATGCTCAACGCCCATGGAGACGTGCACATCCATGGGTTCCGGGGCGCGGTTTCTGATCCGCAACGGTTTTGCCAAGTCCATCGACAAGGCCCGGATGCGCGACATTCTGGCGCGTTCGCGGGACACTGGCCTGGTGCTGTCCACGGACAACGTGCGGGAGGACGCGGGTTTTGTCTGCCACTGTTGCGCCTGCTGCTGCAATCTGCTGCGCGGAGTGCGGGAGACGGGGTACACGGGCGTGCTGGTCACGTCGGGCTTCGAGGCCAGCGTCGATGCGGCGCGGTGTACCGGGTGCGGCCTGTGCGCCAAGGCCTGTCCGGTCGATGCCATCGGGATGGAGAAAACGGAAGTCTCATCCCGGCGGCTGGCCCGGGTCGGAACGGTCTGTCTGGGCTGCGGCGTCTGCGCCCTGAAATGTCCGGCCGGGGCGTTGACGCTTCAGCCCCGCGCCCGGAAAGTCTGGCACCCGCGGGACAGTTTCGAGCGGATCATGCTGCAATCCTTGGAGCGGGACACGTTCCAGACTTTTCTTTTCGACAATCCTCAGAGCCGCACCCAGGAATTCATGCGCGCGCTGGTGGGCGGTTTTCTGAAGCTGCCTCCGGTCAAACGGGCGCTTTTGAGCGAAAAGCTGCGTTCGCGTTTTCTCGACGCGCTGCGGCGGGCTGCGGGGTAG
- the gdhA gene encoding NADP-specific glutamate dehydrogenase, producing the protein MSYVQRVMDTLKEKYAYEPVFLQAVQEVLQSLQPVLDRNGKYEQYRILERIVEPERVISFRVDWVDDKGEVQTNRAYRVQYNSAIGPYKGGLRLHPSVNLGILKFLGFEQIFKNSLTGLALGGGKGGADFDPKGKSEMEVMRFCQAFMTELVRYVGATIDVPAGDIGVGGREVGFLFGQYKRLTRSYEGVLTGKNLLFGGSLVRTEATGYGAVYFAQSMLEARKESLEGKTCVVSGAGNVATYCCQKLLQVGARPVTVSDSRGMIHDPDGIRLDVLKQVKEVERASLVRYAELVPSAKHVPVSDYPKGRNAVWSVPCYAAFPCATQNELNLADAEALLANGCRCVAEGANMPATLDAVHAFLGAGIAYGPAKAANAGGVATSQLEMAQNASMQSWDFETVDAKLRQIMSGIYENAASTAAEYGQPGNLVMGANIAGFRKVADAMLAQGIC; encoded by the coding sequence ATGTCGTACGTGCAGCGAGTGATGGACACCTTGAAGGAAAAATATGCGTATGAGCCTGTGTTTCTCCAGGCTGTCCAGGAGGTGCTGCAAAGCCTGCAACCCGTGCTGGATAGGAACGGGAAGTACGAACAGTACAGGATTCTCGAACGCATCGTGGAGCCCGAGCGCGTCATCTCCTTCCGCGTGGACTGGGTGGACGACAAGGGCGAAGTCCAGACCAACCGGGCCTATCGCGTACAGTACAATTCCGCCATCGGGCCGTACAAGGGCGGCTTGCGTCTGCACCCCAGCGTGAATCTCGGCATCCTCAAATTTCTGGGCTTCGAGCAGATTTTCAAGAACTCCCTCACGGGCCTGGCGCTTGGCGGCGGCAAGGGCGGCGCGGATTTCGATCCCAAAGGCAAGTCCGAAATGGAAGTCATGCGCTTCTGCCAGGCGTTCATGACGGAACTGGTCCGCTATGTGGGAGCCACCATTGACGTGCCGGCTGGCGATATCGGTGTGGGTGGGCGCGAGGTGGGTTTTCTTTTCGGGCAGTACAAGCGGTTGACCCGGAGCTACGAAGGTGTGCTCACCGGCAAGAATCTGCTCTTCGGCGGGTCTCTCGTGCGCACGGAAGCCACGGGCTATGGCGCGGTCTATTTCGCCCAGAGTATGCTCGAAGCCCGCAAGGAAAGTCTGGAGGGCAAGACCTGCGTGGTTTCCGGAGCGGGCAATGTAGCCACCTATTGCTGCCAGAAGCTGTTGCAGGTGGGGGCTAGGCCCGTCACCGTGTCCGACTCGCGCGGCATGATCCACGATCCCGACGGCATCAGGCTGGATGTGTTGAAACAGGTGAAGGAAGTGGAGCGTGCATCCCTGGTCCGCTACGCCGAACTGGTACCCTCGGCCAAGCATGTGCCGGTGAGCGACTATCCGAAAGGGCGCAATGCCGTGTGGTCTGTGCCCTGTTACGCCGCCTTCCCCTGCGCCACCCAGAACGAGCTCAACCTGGCCGACGCCGAAGCCCTGCTGGCCAATGGCTGCCGGTGCGTGGCCGAAGGCGCCAATATGCCCGCCACTTTGGATGCGGTGCACGCGTTTCTCGGGGCGGGGATCGCCTATGGCCCGGCCAAGGCGGCCAACGCGGGGGGCGTGGCTACCAGCCAACTGGAAATGGCTCAGAACGCCAGCATGCAGAGCTGGGATTTTGAGACGGTGGATGCCAAACTGAGGCAGATCATGTCTGGCATATATGAAAATGCCGCCTCGACTGCCGCCGAGTACGGGCAGCCCGGCAATCTTGTGATGGGAGCCAATATTGCGGGCTTCCGCAAGGTGGCCGATGCCATGCTGGCGCAGGGCATTTGCTGA